ACGACGTTGAGCGACGCTCCGCGAAAGCGACTCGGCCTCCTCACCCACGCCGACGTGTCTCCGCTACGTGCCAGTCCGCCCCCATCGCCGACCGCGCGAGAACCCCGGTGATGTCGGGACACCGGGTTCCTACAAGCACCCGGGGAACTAGCATCGAGGGATGAACATCCGGGTGGAACCCGCCAGGCGTGAGTGGGTCGCCGCGTTGTCGCAAGGTGATGCGCAGTTCACCGAGCGGTTCGGTCCGCAGGTCGAACCCGGCTGGGAGGGCTTCCCCGAGACGCTCCCGATCCTGCTTGCTGCATCCGAGCCCGACAAGTCGGCCGCGTGGGGTCCGCACCTGTTCTTCGACGGGGACGGCGTCCTCGTCGGCAACGGGGGCTGGAAGGGGCCACCCGTCAACGGTGAATCAGAACTCGGGTACGCGGTGGCGCCCGGTGTCCGTGGACGCGGGATCGCCACCGCCGCTGTACGCGTGCTTCTCGCCCGTGCTCGTGAGGCGGGTCTCCGAACTGCTGCCGCGCACACGTTGGCGGAGGAGTCGGCGTCCACAGCGGTGCTGCGACGGTGCGGGTTCACGAAGGTGTCGGAGGTCATCGACCCTGAGGACGGGGTCGTGTGGCGGTGGGAAGCCGACGTCGCCACGGTCACTGAGACATAGCCGACACGACGGCACCGAAACTGCGAAGCGATGAGGTGAGAGTTGTGGGCGGATGCCCTAGGTCAGCCGCGCTACAACCACGGCTCGGAGCTGCAGTGGGACAAGGGGCATGCACGCGAGCCCGTGTTCTGCGAGCCTCAGAGGTCGGTCGGCAACCCGCGGGTGTGGAGTGGGATCGGCAGCCATGCGCACACCCGTTCTCCGCCGGGGTCACGGTCGCCAGTGGATGTGCTCGGTGGGGGCGTAGGTACACCAGGTGCCGGTCTGGACCGATCCCCGGAGGTGACGGCCGAGTTCGGGA
The Actinomycetota bacterium DNA segment above includes these coding regions:
- a CDS encoding GNAT family N-acetyltransferase, with protein sequence MNIRVEPARREWVAALSQGDAQFTERFGPQVEPGWEGFPETLPILLAASEPDKSAAWGPHLFFDGDGVLVGNGGWKGPPVNGESELGYAVAPGVRGRGIATAAVRVLLARAREAGLRTAAAHTLAEESASTAVLRRCGFTKVSEVIDPEDGVVWRWEADVATVTET